Proteins from a single region of Bdellovibrio bacteriovorus HD100:
- a CDS encoding FMN-binding glutamate synthase family protein yields MRREFYIAFAVAVGLNVLFYLYWTPGLYSLFLFVPFFLLGFRDLHQNRHAIKANFPVFGHFRYILESIRPEINQYFIESNTDGKPFNREQRSVVYQRAKKVLDTVPFGTQHNVYAQGYEFVTHSMYPKHVDRKDLRVTIGTDLCKQPYSMSLLNISAMSFGSLSTASILALNGGAKDGGFAHNTGEGGISPYHLEPGGDLIWQIGTGYFGCRTHDGDFDPELFKKNAAHPQVKMIEIKLSQGAKPGHGGMLSGKKVTQEIANIRNVPMGKDVISPPGHKAFSDSRGMLAFITKLRELSGGKPIGIKLCLGHRNEFEELVSLMSVEKIYPDFIVVDGAEGGTGAAPLEFTNYIGMPGMDALVIVVDTLKKAGLKDKIKVIATGKITTAFDIIKLLCLGADATYAARSMLLALGCIQALRCNNNKCPTGVATQDPNLVRGLHIPTKRVRVKNFHQETLESVAHVIGAMGVARHQDLNRSHLYKRVEDDTIKTYAEIHPGV; encoded by the coding sequence ATGAGAAGAGAGTTTTATATCGCATTTGCGGTGGCAGTGGGTCTGAATGTGTTGTTCTATCTTTATTGGACACCAGGACTTTATTCCCTGTTCTTGTTTGTGCCTTTCTTCCTGCTGGGGTTCCGCGACCTCCATCAGAATCGTCATGCCATCAAGGCGAATTTCCCGGTGTTTGGTCACTTCCGTTATATTCTGGAATCCATCCGACCTGAAATAAATCAATACTTTATCGAATCCAACACCGATGGAAAACCGTTCAACCGTGAACAGCGTTCCGTGGTTTATCAGCGTGCAAAGAAAGTGTTGGACACGGTTCCATTTGGAACCCAGCACAACGTGTATGCGCAAGGCTATGAGTTCGTGACTCATTCCATGTATCCAAAGCATGTCGATCGCAAAGATCTGCGTGTTACGATCGGGACGGATCTGTGCAAACAGCCTTATTCCATGTCGCTTTTGAATATTTCTGCGATGAGCTTTGGTTCTCTTTCCACGGCCAGCATTCTGGCTTTGAACGGTGGCGCCAAAGACGGGGGGTTTGCGCACAACACCGGCGAGGGTGGTATTTCCCCTTACCATTTGGAGCCGGGCGGCGATCTGATCTGGCAAATCGGAACGGGTTATTTCGGTTGCCGCACTCATGACGGTGATTTTGATCCGGAATTGTTCAAGAAAAACGCGGCTCACCCACAAGTGAAGATGATTGAGATTAAACTTTCTCAAGGCGCAAAGCCCGGTCATGGCGGTATGCTGTCCGGGAAAAAAGTGACCCAGGAAATCGCCAATATCCGTAACGTGCCAATGGGTAAGGATGTGATTTCACCTCCGGGCCACAAGGCGTTCAGCGACAGCCGCGGCATGCTGGCCTTTATCACAAAGCTGCGTGAACTTTCCGGCGGGAAGCCTATCGGGATCAAACTGTGCCTTGGCCACCGCAATGAGTTCGAAGAGCTGGTCAGCCTGATGTCCGTTGAAAAAATCTATCCGGACTTTATCGTCGTGGATGGAGCCGAAGGTGGAACAGGTGCTGCGCCGCTGGAATTCACCAATTACATCGGCATGCCAGGTATGGATGCTTTGGTGATCGTTGTCGACACGCTGAAAAAAGCCGGCTTGAAGGACAAAATCAAAGTCATCGCCACCGGTAAGATCACGACGGCATTTGATATCATCAAGTTGTTGTGCCTGGGCGCAGATGCGACATACGCGGCAAGATCCATGCTGCTGGCCTTGGGTTGTATTCAGGCCCTTCGCTGTAACAACAACAAATGCCCGACGGGTGTTGCAACTCAAGATCCAAATCTGGTTCGCGGTCTGCACATCCCAACCAAGCGCGTGCGTGTGAAGAATTTCCATCAGGAAACGTTGGAATCCGTAGCCCACGTGATCGGCGCGATGGGTGTGGCCCGTCACCAAGACTTGAACCGCAGCCACCTGTACAAACGTGTCGAAGACGACACCATTAAGACCTACGCCGAAATCCATCCAGGCGTTTAA